A section of the Labrus mixtus chromosome 15, fLabMix1.1, whole genome shotgun sequence genome encodes:
- the dlgap4a gene encoding disks large-associated protein 4 isoform X1 yields the protein MKGLGANRSRHLSDSCEPPGCTQKPLYPLTSDPHSSFLLSPTINHYGTLDPHLHQCPPTSPTALTPDCLLPFSQISNSSTFPRLHYTSQAEQVDCSQACMAGGGGVGQGGRAGALSTSLSMGMGLGLGLTGAPMITSGSATISSAAAAKMNRLPTNLLDQLERHLPLQRDGFSTLQFHRGRMSKQRSESPGRIRHLMHSVQKLFAKSQSLENSAIKGSLNGRSVGGSTTGAGEDGGRPTRRSKSKDRAKTEGQKQRPRPNALGLWGSDDALDTDTTKAGTIAVGYRNPLTMMTLGRAVSDSQARHIPQGYHTISAHTLKTSKSSSDLKFLACQATQVGCKDEEGRSRRSKDDTLVKRGSWSTLTLTQARQVLQKGSATVNRTLLKSKSCHQDLAQQFLQVGGTVPGEWAGTLGRGRARGTEIPCRRMRSGSYVKAMGDLEDSEDSEGSPKPSPKSAARRHSYLKATQHSLSEQQPPPPPRKPRCYALMREDYLWSPLQSACSMQHLSSLPSLKELSTNRSLDNLDCLVSPLEAPPRHRNNNYSQRSSTLGRGSGTQRVSLHTFFQVCGQGFGHAVPYCEGESQAVEALDLPAPTCFRSRSHSYLRAIQAGCSQDEDTASVDSDSPPPTTTGYSSKTQVSNRRAPPPVPPRTTSKPLISVTLQSSTESAQDTYLDQQDRGSEANSQSGRSNSSDSLCSIRTGSLAKGTHPPPVPVPVVTHTPAAASVPPVPAPRDLHPSTTVTTSTTSTSTQSQNDTLSIGVTLEQPPTATKRKLSSIGIQVDCILPVLREEPLPLTAPLKFQSIGVQVENGRPLSRDSSMASRQNTETEPQEPQDAAATENNKSNCTNNKTENTSAPSRQDKAMEQQPLKHITASSRISTSPPETLDPALDPSSLPPPDPSLETGNCSTPGDAVQSSTPACLRDGNWFLKLLQAETGRMEGWCQQMEKETKDNNLSEEVLGTIRSAVGSAQLLIAQKFEQFRGLCNENLDINANPRPTAQDLAGFWDLLQLSIEDISMKFDELYQLKANNWQLPEKPEKKDENKQLPSSVPKKPSKPKPKLSAGKDRSVDSAVDKQRQEARKRLMAAKRAASVRQNSATESADSIEIYVPEAQTRL from the exons ACCACTATGGCACTCTGGACCCCCATCTCCATCAGTGCCCTCCAACAAGCCCCACAGCCTTGACCCCTGACTGCCTGCTCCCTTTCAGCCAGATCTCCAACAGCAGCACCTTTCCTCGGCTACACTATACCTCACAAGCTGAGCAGGTGGACTGCTCGCAGGCATGTATGGCGGGTGGTGGCGGAGTGGGACAGGGCGGCAGAGCGGGCGCACTATCCACCTCTTTGTCTATGGGTATGGGTTTGGGTTTAGGCCTCACTGGAGCTCCAATGATCACCAGCGGCTCAGCCACCATCTCCTCTGCAGCGGCTGCCAAGATGAACCGGCTACCCACGAACCTTCTGGATCAGCTGGAGAGGCACCTTCCCCTGCAGCGAGATGGTTTCAGCACCCTGCAGTTTCACAGAGGGCGCATGTCGAAACAACGCAGTGAGAGTCCGGGACGCATTCGCCACCTGATGCACTCTGTTCAGAAACTATTTGCAAAGTCGCAGTCTTTGGAAAACTCTGCAATCAAAGGCAGCTTAAACGGGCGCTCTGTTGGGGGATCGACAACAGGAGCAGGTGAGGATGGAGGCAGACCGACACGCAGGAGCAAGAGTAAAGATAGGGCTAAAACCGAGGGGCAAAAGCAGAGACCCAGGCCCAATGCACTAGGCCTCTGGGGCTCAGACGACGCCTTGGACACTGACACCACCAAAGCTGGCACTATTGCTGTAGGTTACCGCAACCCGCTGACCATGATGACGCTGGGCAGAGCGGTGTCAGACAGCCAGGCCAGACACATCCCACAGGGCTACCACACCATTTCTGCACATACTCTAAAGACCTCGaaaagcagcagtgacctcaaGTTTCTGGCGTGCCAGGCCACGCAGGTAGGATGCAAGGACGAAGAGGGACGAAGCAGACGGAGCAAGGATGACACGCTGGTGAAAAGGGGCTCCTGGTCAACTCTTACCCTCACCCAGGCCAGGCAAGTGTTGCAGAAGGGCTCTGCTACGGTCAACAGGACGCTGCTTAAATCAAAGTCATGCCACCAAGATTTGGCACAACAGTTTCTACAGGTAGGAGGGACA GTCCCGGGGGAATGGGCAGGAACTCTGGGTCGAGGCCGGGCCAGAGGAACAGAGATCCCCTGTCGAAGGATGCGCAGCGGCAGCTATGTGAAAGCTATGGGAGACTTAGAAGACAGCGAGGACTCAGAGGGAAGCCCCAAACCTTCCCCTAAGTCTGCCGCCCGCCGCCATAGCTACCTGAAAGCCACCCAGCACTCCCTGAGCGAGCAGCagccacctccacctcctcgcAA GCCCCGTTGCTACGCTCTCATGCGGGAGGATTATCTGTGGTCTCCGCTGCAGAGTGCATGCTCTATGCAGCATCTGAG CTCCCTGCCGTCCCTAAAAGAGCTGTCAACTAACCGGAGCCTCGATAACTTAGACTGTCTGGTGAGCCCGCTGGAGGCCCCGCCGCGCCACAGGAACAACAATTACAGCCAACGCTCTAGCACACTGGGCAGAGGCTCGGGCACTCAG CGTGTGAGTCTGCACACGTTCTTTCAGGTATGCGGGCAGGGCTTCGGGCACGCGGTACCGTACTGTGAGGGGGAATCGCAGGCAGTCGAGGCTCTGGATCTACCAGCACCTACTTGCTTCCGGTCACGCAGCCACAGCTACCTGCGGGCCATCCAAGCAGGCTGCTCCCAGGATGAAGACACGGCTTCTGTGGACTCAGACTCGCCACCCCCAACCACTACAGGATACAGCTCCAAAACAC AAGTCAGCAATAGGAGAGCTCCACCTCCAGTCCCACCCCGCACCACATCTAAGCCCCTCATTTCAGTGACATTGCAGAGCAGCACAGAGTCAGCCCAAGACACATACCTTGACCAGCAGGACCGTGGCAGCGAGGctaacagccaatcaggacgCAGCAACTCCTCTGACAGTCTCTGTAGCATCCGCACGGGCAGTCTGGCTAAGGGGACCCATCCTCCACCAGTCCCGGTCCCTGTTGTGACCCACACGCCCGCTGCAGCCTCTGTACCTCCTGTTCCAGCCCCTCGTGACCTCCATCCCAGCACCACTGTCACCACTAGCACTACTTCAACATCTACCCAGTCCCAAAATGACACCCTGAGCATCGGTGTCACCCTTGAGCAGCCCCCGACTGCAACTAAGAGGAAACTGTCCTCCATCGGAATTCAG GTGGACTGCATTTTGCCAGTCTTAAGAGAAGAACCACTACCCCTGACCGCACCCCTCAAATTTCAGTCAATCGGTGTTCAGGTGGAAAACGGCAGGCC TCTCAGCCGGGACAGCAGCATGGCCTCCAGACAGAACACCGAGACAGAGCCTCAGGAGCCCCAGGATGCCGCagccacagaaaacaacaaatccaaCTGCACcaacaataaaacagagaatACCAGCGCGCCCAGCAGACAGGACAAAGCCATGGAACAGCAGCCCCTTAAACACATCACGGCCTCATCAAGGATATCAACCTCGCCTCCAGAAACTCTGGACCCGGCTTTAGACCCCTCCTCGCTGCCACCACCAGATCCCAGCCTGGAGACAGGAAACTGCAGCACCCCTGGAGATGCTGTTCAGTCCAGCACGCCAGCATGCCTCAGAGACGGGAACTGGttcctgaagctgctgcaggcGGAAACAGGCCGCATGGAGGGCTGGTGTCAACAGATGGAGAAGGAGACCAAAGACAACAATCTGTCAGAGGAGG TGTTGGGAACGATCCGCAGTGCAGTAGGCAGCGCTCAGCTCCTCATAGCTCAGAAGTTTGAGCAGTTCAGAGGGCTCTGTAATGAGAACTTG GACATTAATGCCAACCCACGGCCAACGGCACAGGACCTGGCAGGGTTCTGGGATCTGCTGCAGCTCTCGATAGAAGACATCAGCATGAAGTTTGATGAGCTGTACCAGCTGAAAGCCAACAACTGGCAGCTTCCTGAGAAACCAGAGAAGAAG GATGAAAACAAGCAGCTTCCATCATCTGTGCCAAAGAAGCCGTCTAAGCCCAAGCCCAAGCTGTCAGCGGGTAAGGACAGGAGCGTGGACTCGGCTGTGGACAAGCAGCGGCAAGAAGCCAGGAAACGGCTGATGGCGGCAAAGCGCGCGGCATCAGTACGACAGAACTCCGCCACGGAAAGCGCCGACAGCATCGAAATCTACGTCCCCGAGGCCCAGACCCGCCTCTGA
- the dlgap4a gene encoding disks large-associated protein 4 isoform X4, translated as MKGLGANRSRHLSDSCEPPGCTQKPLYPLTSDPHSSFLLSPTINHYGTLDPHLHQCPPTSPTALTPDCLLPFSQISNSSTFPRLHYTSQAEQVDCSQACMAGGGGVGQGGRAGALSTSLSMGMGLGLGLTGAPMITSGSATISSAAAAKMNRLPTNLLDQLERHLPLQRDGFSTLQFHRGRMSKQRSESPGRIRHLMHSVQKLFAKSQSLENSAIKGSLNGRSVGGSTTGAGEDGGRPTRRSKSKDRAKTEGQKQRPRPNALGLWGSDDALDTDTTKAGTIAVGYRNPLTMMTLGRAVSDSQARHIPQGYHTISAHTLKTSKSSSDLKFLACQATQVGCKDEEGRSRRSKDDTLVKRGSWSTLTLTQARQVLQKGSATVNRTLLKSKSCHQDLAQQFLQVGGTVPGEWAGTLGRGRARGTEIPCRRMRSGSYVKAMGDLEDSEDSEGSPKPSPKSAARRHSYLKATQHSLSEQQPPPPPRNSLPSLKELSTNRSLDNLDCLVSPLEAPPRHRNNNYSQRSSTLGRGSGTQRVSLHTFFQVCGQGFGHAVPYCEGESQAVEALDLPAPTCFRSRSHSYLRAIQAGCSQDEDTASVDSDSPPPTTTGYSSKTQVSNRRAPPPVPPRTTSKPLISVTLQSSTESAQDTYLDQQDRGSEANSQSGRSNSSDSLCSIRTGSLAKGTHPPPVPVPVVTHTPAAASVPPVPAPRDLHPSTTVTTSTTSTSTQSQNDTLSIGVTLEQPPTATKRKLSSIGIQVDCILPVLREEPLPLTAPLKFQSIGVQVENGRPLSRDSSMASRQNTETEPQEPQDAAATENNKSNCTNNKTENTSAPSRQDKAMEQQPLKHITASSRISTSPPETLDPALDPSSLPPPDPSLETGNCSTPGDAVQSSTPACLRDGNWFLKLLQAETGRMEGWCQQMEKETKDNNLSEEVLGTIRSAVGSAQLLIAQKFEQFRGLCNENLDINANPRPTAQDLAGFWDLLQLSIEDISMKFDELYQLKANNWQLPEKPEKKDENKQLPSSVPKKPSKPKPKLSAGKDRSVDSAVDKQRQEARKRLMAAKRAASVRQNSATESADSIEIYVPEAQTRL; from the exons ACCACTATGGCACTCTGGACCCCCATCTCCATCAGTGCCCTCCAACAAGCCCCACAGCCTTGACCCCTGACTGCCTGCTCCCTTTCAGCCAGATCTCCAACAGCAGCACCTTTCCTCGGCTACACTATACCTCACAAGCTGAGCAGGTGGACTGCTCGCAGGCATGTATGGCGGGTGGTGGCGGAGTGGGACAGGGCGGCAGAGCGGGCGCACTATCCACCTCTTTGTCTATGGGTATGGGTTTGGGTTTAGGCCTCACTGGAGCTCCAATGATCACCAGCGGCTCAGCCACCATCTCCTCTGCAGCGGCTGCCAAGATGAACCGGCTACCCACGAACCTTCTGGATCAGCTGGAGAGGCACCTTCCCCTGCAGCGAGATGGTTTCAGCACCCTGCAGTTTCACAGAGGGCGCATGTCGAAACAACGCAGTGAGAGTCCGGGACGCATTCGCCACCTGATGCACTCTGTTCAGAAACTATTTGCAAAGTCGCAGTCTTTGGAAAACTCTGCAATCAAAGGCAGCTTAAACGGGCGCTCTGTTGGGGGATCGACAACAGGAGCAGGTGAGGATGGAGGCAGACCGACACGCAGGAGCAAGAGTAAAGATAGGGCTAAAACCGAGGGGCAAAAGCAGAGACCCAGGCCCAATGCACTAGGCCTCTGGGGCTCAGACGACGCCTTGGACACTGACACCACCAAAGCTGGCACTATTGCTGTAGGTTACCGCAACCCGCTGACCATGATGACGCTGGGCAGAGCGGTGTCAGACAGCCAGGCCAGACACATCCCACAGGGCTACCACACCATTTCTGCACATACTCTAAAGACCTCGaaaagcagcagtgacctcaaGTTTCTGGCGTGCCAGGCCACGCAGGTAGGATGCAAGGACGAAGAGGGACGAAGCAGACGGAGCAAGGATGACACGCTGGTGAAAAGGGGCTCCTGGTCAACTCTTACCCTCACCCAGGCCAGGCAAGTGTTGCAGAAGGGCTCTGCTACGGTCAACAGGACGCTGCTTAAATCAAAGTCATGCCACCAAGATTTGGCACAACAGTTTCTACAGGTAGGAGGGACA GTCCCGGGGGAATGGGCAGGAACTCTGGGTCGAGGCCGGGCCAGAGGAACAGAGATCCCCTGTCGAAGGATGCGCAGCGGCAGCTATGTGAAAGCTATGGGAGACTTAGAAGACAGCGAGGACTCAGAGGGAAGCCCCAAACCTTCCCCTAAGTCTGCCGCCCGCCGCCATAGCTACCTGAAAGCCACCCAGCACTCCCTGAGCGAGCAGCagccacctccacctcctcgcAA CTCCCTGCCGTCCCTAAAAGAGCTGTCAACTAACCGGAGCCTCGATAACTTAGACTGTCTGGTGAGCCCGCTGGAGGCCCCGCCGCGCCACAGGAACAACAATTACAGCCAACGCTCTAGCACACTGGGCAGAGGCTCGGGCACTCAG CGTGTGAGTCTGCACACGTTCTTTCAGGTATGCGGGCAGGGCTTCGGGCACGCGGTACCGTACTGTGAGGGGGAATCGCAGGCAGTCGAGGCTCTGGATCTACCAGCACCTACTTGCTTCCGGTCACGCAGCCACAGCTACCTGCGGGCCATCCAAGCAGGCTGCTCCCAGGATGAAGACACGGCTTCTGTGGACTCAGACTCGCCACCCCCAACCACTACAGGATACAGCTCCAAAACAC AAGTCAGCAATAGGAGAGCTCCACCTCCAGTCCCACCCCGCACCACATCTAAGCCCCTCATTTCAGTGACATTGCAGAGCAGCACAGAGTCAGCCCAAGACACATACCTTGACCAGCAGGACCGTGGCAGCGAGGctaacagccaatcaggacgCAGCAACTCCTCTGACAGTCTCTGTAGCATCCGCACGGGCAGTCTGGCTAAGGGGACCCATCCTCCACCAGTCCCGGTCCCTGTTGTGACCCACACGCCCGCTGCAGCCTCTGTACCTCCTGTTCCAGCCCCTCGTGACCTCCATCCCAGCACCACTGTCACCACTAGCACTACTTCAACATCTACCCAGTCCCAAAATGACACCCTGAGCATCGGTGTCACCCTTGAGCAGCCCCCGACTGCAACTAAGAGGAAACTGTCCTCCATCGGAATTCAG GTGGACTGCATTTTGCCAGTCTTAAGAGAAGAACCACTACCCCTGACCGCACCCCTCAAATTTCAGTCAATCGGTGTTCAGGTGGAAAACGGCAGGCC TCTCAGCCGGGACAGCAGCATGGCCTCCAGACAGAACACCGAGACAGAGCCTCAGGAGCCCCAGGATGCCGCagccacagaaaacaacaaatccaaCTGCACcaacaataaaacagagaatACCAGCGCGCCCAGCAGACAGGACAAAGCCATGGAACAGCAGCCCCTTAAACACATCACGGCCTCATCAAGGATATCAACCTCGCCTCCAGAAACTCTGGACCCGGCTTTAGACCCCTCCTCGCTGCCACCACCAGATCCCAGCCTGGAGACAGGAAACTGCAGCACCCCTGGAGATGCTGTTCAGTCCAGCACGCCAGCATGCCTCAGAGACGGGAACTGGttcctgaagctgctgcaggcGGAAACAGGCCGCATGGAGGGCTGGTGTCAACAGATGGAGAAGGAGACCAAAGACAACAATCTGTCAGAGGAGG TGTTGGGAACGATCCGCAGTGCAGTAGGCAGCGCTCAGCTCCTCATAGCTCAGAAGTTTGAGCAGTTCAGAGGGCTCTGTAATGAGAACTTG GACATTAATGCCAACCCACGGCCAACGGCACAGGACCTGGCAGGGTTCTGGGATCTGCTGCAGCTCTCGATAGAAGACATCAGCATGAAGTTTGATGAGCTGTACCAGCTGAAAGCCAACAACTGGCAGCTTCCTGAGAAACCAGAGAAGAAG GATGAAAACAAGCAGCTTCCATCATCTGTGCCAAAGAAGCCGTCTAAGCCCAAGCCCAAGCTGTCAGCGGGTAAGGACAGGAGCGTGGACTCGGCTGTGGACAAGCAGCGGCAAGAAGCCAGGAAACGGCTGATGGCGGCAAAGCGCGCGGCATCAGTACGACAGAACTCCGCCACGGAAAGCGCCGACAGCATCGAAATCTACGTCCCCGAGGCCCAGACCCGCCTCTGA